From Anopheles funestus chromosome 3RL, idAnoFuneDA-416_04, whole genome shotgun sequence, a single genomic window includes:
- the LOC125770779 gene encoding axoneme-associated protein mst101(2)-like isoform X9, translating to MAKKGKAKNGAATGEGEQVSAPVAATTNVPAADPARPAVAPVKEVKLEVKPVPEKKTNPPNKANNGTVANGSEGETGEMRRKRSRRGRKKKSDDASDEQSKDKAPSTLTARKNLRKKRSKLMRTLEQLEANPAQATPEGKPIQTPEDIRKKIQIIESLLQHLQAQTQEEKKKMETLKSVKAEPQEPPKKEQQAPKVSEAAPKNLTSEKARKEGEVKKLANEKAEIQNEAKRLVQDKARKEQEMKKLIEEKAKKDAEAKQLLEEKAAREAELAKLTQAKARVETVEQKINEIDQKVQQRKEADEGKVAPGSPKQKKDQARTRKDSESSKKKEAEDKAKKEAEEKGKKEAAEKAKKETDEKAKKEAEEKVKKEAAEKAKKDAEEKAKKEAAEKAKKEAAEKAKKEAEEKAKKEAAEKAKKEAEEKAKKEAAEKAKKEAEEKAKKEAEEKAKKEAAEKAKKEAEEKAKKEAAEKAKKEAEEKAKKEAAEKAKKEAEEKAKKEAAEKAKKEAEEKAKKEAEEKAKKDAAEKAKKEAEEKAKKESDEKAKQEAAAKAKKLAEEDAKRKTNGEAAKQSNGSAPTTPTQEKPATSKQDAKNSKKNNKRTPKNSVSEDEKNTTKATGSKNGQSGDFASSAEPVTVAKSQESQSAPVPIPKTPEAAPASPKSSPKPGNGKPATPVNGKQQTPPAKTPEKSPPQPKTASRTSPPKTTAKAPSPPKTAPAAARAPPKPSTPPASKKPEPPPKPEFLKRKSPSVEKEKIVAAKVAAPTATAPQQVPQQAPAAAPAPSSVPAPSTPAPVPTPATVPTPASPAPAAEPTGPAAEEGAAASARLTEEALNGAKKPATAGAGAASKPKPVQKKPEVPPKPDVHSKSAAKMKTPIKQPGGKTSTSDSRSPAAELSRTEAFKKNMDIISTIADVLLSHSRSKKIRALDPSSSDASSKPTTNSSINPSSSSSTSREPSSPSSASLLSSLFPSLSQSSSPSASTSHQASSSSADAPHKPKSKLDLERILRILQASQPPPRSSGTEPGQGTSSSSPGPEPSTSSSVPFPEIPSGTDTDEHPLGSFLTKDAIRMLMPTLQEVNVKFNVEKQLQALNATAAMAKILPKTLPPGTDTTEEDELEEDLLDEETEDTIEYKFTPRPVFIATICQVCKNPLKSFFHCERCVMVSYCGDEHRRMDQPAHRDLCTVLCEIAASRGGHIYQLARKLNVQEYRNLRVHTLNQIELSLKRPMQAFEREIVLFPRICFTPDCREWRQELLTECTDCRQVSYCIADPTHLQASHRRWCKAYLLFQKLILRQRILGRIEPVLPTRILTKSTPLPANIDEAFKQLYKNSTVPRDECVYAVLSQIATAPLSALYAYQQTGLPFGNTFTIHLVGAELQFEGDTLDKWEAFFLHLVPEVAVLRVVFVGPELNVENLPIDVISRIRMCRTCRLKCRVVAFDFQCRTMYHDYRQSSRYQRPNLICFFNPGLHRTTGFAGLDSWPVTIRAATEANCPMLVTAYTELESPLDLERLQRESTRTLQVIQSPSVNPFASKRPDRNFISDDTAPMIFKNYYYFVVK from the exons atggCGAAGAAAGGGAAGGCTAAAAATGGGGCGGCCACTGGTGAAGGAGAACAAGTGTCAGCTCCAGTGGCAGCGACCACCAATGTCCCAGCAGCTGATCCAGCGAGACCAGCCGTCGCACCGGTCAAGGAAGTGAAGCTTGAAGTTAAGCCCGTTCCGGAGAAAAAGACCAACCCACCGAACAAAGCTAATAATGGTACCGTAGCGAACGGTTCCGAAGGTGAAACTGGTGAGATGAGACGCAAGCGAAGCCGTCGTGGCCGCAAGAAGAAGTCGGATGACGCATCGGATGAGCAGTCCAAGGATAAAGCACCCTCAACGCTGACGGCCAGGAAAAATCTGCGCAAAAAGCGTAGCAAGCTGATGCGAACACTGGAGCAGCTCGAGGCCAATCCAGCGCAGGCTACACCGGAAGGTAAACCGATACAGACCCCTGAAGATATCCGCAAGAAGATTCAAATCATTGAAAGTTTGCTGCAGCATCTGCAGGCACAGACTcaggaggaaaagaaaaagatggaAACTCTCAAGAGCGTCAAGGCGGAACCACAGGAACCGCCCAAGAAAGAGCAACAGGCTCCGAAAGTGTCGGAAGCGGCTCCAAAGAATTTAACCTCCGAAAAGGCACGTAAGGAGGGTGAGGTGAAAAAGCTTGCCAATGAAAAGGCCGAAATCCAAAACGAGGCGAAGCGGTTGGTGCAAGATAAAGCTCGCAAAGAGCAGGAGATGAAGAAGCTGATCGAAGAAAAGGCCAAGAAGGACGCCGAAGCTAAGCAGCTGCTGGAGGAGAAAGCGGCGCGTGAGGCGGAACTGGCAAAGTTGACCCAGGCTAAGGCACGCGTAGAAACGGTTGAGCAGAAGATCAATGAAATCGATCAGAAGGTTCAGCAGCGCAAGGAAGCGGATGAGGGAAAGGTTGCGCCTGGTAGTCCGAAGCAGAAGAAGGACCAGGCACGCACGCGCAAGGATTCGGAATCGAgcaagaaaaaggaagcagAGGATAAGGCCAAGAAAGAGGCGGAAGAAAAGGGCAAGAAGGAAGCGGCTGAAAAGGCTAAGAAGGAAACAGATGAAAAGGCCAAGAAGGAGGCGGAAGAAAAGGTCAAGAAGGAAGCGGCTGAGAAGGCAAAGAAAGACGCCGAAGAAAAGGCGAAGAAGGAAGCGGCTGAAAAGGCGAAAAAGGAGGCGGCTGAAAAGGCCAAGAAGGAAGCTGAGGAAAAGGCCAAGAAGGAAGCGGCTGAAAAGGCCAAGAAGGAAGCTGAGGAAAAGGCCAAGAAGGAAGCAGCCGAGAAGGCAAAGAAGGAAGCTGAGGAAAAGGCCAAGAAAGAAGCCGAGGAAAAGGCCAAGAAGGAAGCGGCTGAAAAGGCAAAGAAGGAAGCCGAGGAAAAG GCCAAGAAGGAAGCGGCCGAGAAGGCAAAGAAGGAAGCCGAGGAAAAGGCCAAGAAGGAAGCGGCCGAGAAG GCGAAGAAGGAGGCAGAAGAAAAGGCGAAGAAGGAAGCGGCTGAAAAGGCGAAGAAGGAGGCTGAGGAAAAGGCCAAGAAGGAAGCCGAGGAAAAGGCCAAGAAGGACGCGGCTGAAAAGGCAAAGAAGGAAGCGGAAGAGAAAGCAAAGAAGGAATCGGATGAAAAGGCAAAACAGGAAGCGGCagcaaaagcgaaaaagcTAGCGGAAGAGGACGCCAAACGGAAAACGAACGGTGAAGCAGCCAAACAGTCAAACGGATCAGCTCCAACAACGCCAACGCAGGAAAAACCGGCCACCTCGAAACAGGATGCTAAGaacagcaagaaaaataacaaacggaCACCGAAAAACAGTGTATCGGAGGAtgagaaaaacacaaccaaggCAACCGGTTCAAAAAACGGACAAAGCGGCGATTTTGCCTCCTCTGCTGAACCCGTCACGGTAGCAAAATCGCAGGAAAGTCAATCAGCACCAGTACCCATCCCGAAGACTCCCGAAGCTGCTCCTGCCTCACCGAAATCCTCCCCGAAACCTGGCAATGGGAAACCGGCCACTCCAGTGAACGGTAAGCAACAGACACCGCCAGCCAAAACACCGGAAAAGTCTCCACCGCAACCCAAGACTGCATCGCGTACCTCGCCCCCGAAGACTACTGCCAAGGCTCCGTCTCCACCGAAAACGGCACCTGCAGCTGCACGAGCCCCTCCGAAACCTAGCACACCACCTGCCTCAAAGAAACCTGAACCTCCGCCAAAGCCTGAATTCCTCAAGAGGAAGTCGCCCTCAGTCGAGAAGGAAAAGATTGTAGCCGCCAAGGTCGCAGCACCAACAGCCACTGCACCCCAACAGGTACCTCAACAGGCCCCTGCAGCTGCTCCCGCCCCTAGCTCAGTACCCGCACCATCCACACCTGCTCCTGTTCCTACTCCTGCCACAGTACCAACACCTGCTTCACCTGCACCTGCCGCTGAACCAACGGGTCCTGCAGCAGAAGAAGGTGCTGCAGCATCCGCACGCCTAACCGAGGAGGCCCTCAATGGAGCGAAGAAACCTGCCACTGCTGGTGCCGGTGCGGCTAGCAAACCGAAACCGGTACAGAAGAAACCGGAAGTGCCGCCCAAACCGGACGTCCACAGCAAGAGTGCCGCCAAAATGAAGACACCCATCAAGCAGCCGGGTGGCAAGACCTCCACG TCTGATTCCAGGTCGCCGGCAGCGGAGCTAAGTAGAACGGAAGCATTTAAGAAAAACATGGACATTATATCGACCATTGCGGACGTGCTGTTGTCCCATTCGCGCTCGAAGAAGATCCGTGCACTCGACCCATCATCATCGGACGCTAGTAGCAAACCCACTACTAACAGCTCCATCAATCCTTCTTCCTCATCTAGCACTAGTCGCGAACCATCATCCCCCTCATCAGCGTCACTCTTATCATCCCTATTTCCATCGCTATCGCAATCATCTAGCCCCTCAGCTAGCACCTCCCACCAAGCTTCTTCCTCGTCGGCAGACGCACCGCACAAACCGAAGTCTAAGCTAGATCTGGAACGCATCCTGCGCATACTGCAAGCATCACAACCCCCGCCTCGTTCGAGCGGCACCGAGCCCGGCCAGGGAAcgtcatcgtcatcaccgGGACCGGAACCTTCCACCTCATCCTCGGTACCATTCCCAGAGATCCCATCGGGCACGGATACTGATGAGCATCCGCTGGGGTCTTTTCTGACCAAAGATGCCATTCGTATGTTGATGCCTACCTTGCAGGAAGTGAACGTAAAGTTTAATGTCGAAAAGCAACTGCAAGCCCTCAATGCTACGGCTGCAATGGCTAAGATACTACCGAAAACATTGCCACCAGGAACGGACACGACCGAGGAGGATGAGCTGGAAGAAGATCTGCTTGATGAGGAAACGGAAGATACGATCGAGTACAAGTTTACACCGCGCCCGGTATTCATAGCAACAATCTGTCAG GTGTGCAAGAATCCGTTGAAGAGTTTCTTCCACTGCGAACGCTGTGTGATGGTTTCATACTGTGGAGATGAACATCGGCGCATGGACCAACCGGCTCATCGTGATCTTTGCACGGTACTGTGCGAAATCGCAGCCAGCAGAG GAGGGCATATTTACCAGCTGGCACGGAAGCTTAACGTTCAGGAGTATCGTAATCTGCGCGTCCACACGCTCAACCAGATCGAGCTGTCGTTGAAACGGCCTATGCAAGCGTTCGAGCGCGAGATTGTACTGTTTCCACGCATCTGCTTCACACCAGATTGTCGCGAATGGAGACAGGAACTGCTGACGGAGTGTACTGATTGCCGACAGGTTTCGTACTGTATCGCAGATCCAACGCACCTGCAAGCTTCCCATCGCCGCTGGTGTAAGGCGTACCTGCTCTTTCAGAAGCTAATCCTACGACAGCGTATCCTCGGGCGGATCGAACCAGTTCTTCCTACGCGTATCCTCACGAAATCGACTCCATTGCCGGCTAACATTGACGAAGCGTTCAAACAGTTGTACAAAAACTCAACTG TACCTCGGGATGAATGTGTGTACGCCGTACTGTCACAGATAGCGACCGCTCCACTGTCCGCACTGTATGCGTACCAGCAGACGGGCCTACCGTTCGGTAACACATTCACCATCCATCTCGTTGGTGCCGAGTTACAGTTTGAGGGCGACACACTGGACAAGTGGGAAGCGTTCTTCCTTCACCTCGTACCGGAGGTCGCCGTACTACGAGTGGTTTTCGTCGGTCCGGAATTGAACGTCGAGAATCTGCCGATCGACGTCATCAGTCGCATTAG AATGTGCCGCACCTGTCGCCTGAAATGTCGTGTGGTGGCGTTTGATTTCCAATGCCGCACGATGTACCATGACTATCGGCAGAGCTCCCGGTACCAACGACCAAACCTTATCTGTTTCTTCAATCCGGGACTTCATCGTACTACGGGCTTTGCTGGTTTGGATAGCTGGCCGGTAACGATTCGTGCCGCCACCGAGGCAAACTGTCCAATGTTGGTGACGGCTTATACTGAGCTTGAGTCGCCGCTCGATTTAGAACGACTGCAGCGAGAATCAACGCGCACCCTTCAGGTGATACAATCACCTTCGGTAAATCCATTCGCTTCGAAGCGTCCCGATCGTAACTTCATATCGGACGACACTGCACCAATGATCTTCAAGAACTACTATTACTTCGTGGTGAAATAG
- the LOC125770779 gene encoding axoneme-associated protein mst101(2)-like isoform X4: MAKKGKAKNGAATGEGEQVSAPVAATTNVPAADPARPAVAPVKEVKLEVKPVPEKKTNPPNKANNGTVANGSEGETGEMRRKRSRRGRKKKSDDASDEQSKDKAPSTLTARKNLRKKRSKLMRTLEQLEANPAQATPEGKPIQTPEDIRKKIQIIESLLQHLQAQTQEEKKKMETLKSVKAEPQEPPKKEQQAPKVSEAAPKNLTSEKARKEGEVKKLANEKAEIQNEAKRLVQDKARKEQEMKKLIEEKAKKDAEAKQLLEEKAAREAELAKLTQAKARVETVEQKINEIDQKVQQRKEADEGKVAPGSPKQKKDQARTRKDSESSKKKEAEDKAKKEAEEKGKKEAAEKAKKETDEKAKKEAEEKVKKEAAEKAKKDAEEKAKKEAAEKAKKEAAEKAKKEAEEKAKKEAAEKAKKEAEEKAKKEAAEKAKKEAEEKAKKEAEEKAKKEAAEKAKKEAEEKAKKEAAEKAKKEAEEKAKKEAAEKAKREAEEKAKKEAAEKAKKEAEEKAKKEATEKAKKEAEEKAKKEAAEKAKKEAEEKAKKEAEEKAKKDAAEKAKKEAEEKAKKESDEKAKQEAAAKAKKLAEEDAKRKTNGEAAKQSNGSAPTTPTQEKPATSKQDAKNSKKNNKRTPKNSVSEDEKNTTKATGSKNGQSGDFASSAEPVTVAKSQESQSAPVPIPKTPEAAPASPKSSPKPGNGKPATPVNGKQQTPPAKTPEKSPPQPKTASRTSPPKTTAKAPSPPKTAPAAARAPPKPSTPPASKKPEPPPKPEFLKRKSPSVEKEKIVAAKVAAPTATAPQQVPQQAPAAAPAPSSVPAPSTPAPVPTPATVPTPASPAPAAEPTGPAAEEGAAASARLTEEALNGAKKPATAGAGAASKPKPVQKKPEVPPKPDVHSKSAAKMKTPIKQPGGKTSTSDSRSPAAELSRTEAFKKNMDIISTIADVLLSHSRSKKIRALDPSSSDASSKPTTNSSINPSSSSSTSREPSSPSSASLLSSLFPSLSQSSSPSASTSHQASSSSADAPHKPKSKLDLERILRILQASQPPPRSSGTEPGQGTSSSSPGPEPSTSSSVPFPEIPSGTDTDEHPLGSFLTKDAIRMLMPTLQEVNVKFNVEKQLQALNATAAMAKILPKTLPPGTDTTEEDELEEDLLDEETEDTIEYKFTPRPVFIATICQVCKNPLKSFFHCERCVMVSYCGDEHRRMDQPAHRDLCTVLCEIAASRGGHIYQLARKLNVQEYRNLRVHTLNQIELSLKRPMQAFEREIVLFPRICFTPDCREWRQELLTECTDCRQVSYCIADPTHLQASHRRWCKAYLLFQKLILRQRILGRIEPVLPTRILTKSTPLPANIDEAFKQLYKNSTVPRDECVYAVLSQIATAPLSALYAYQQTGLPFGNTFTIHLVGAELQFEGDTLDKWEAFFLHLVPEVAVLRVVFVGPELNVENLPIDVISRIRMCRTCRLKCRVVAFDFQCRTMYHDYRQSSRYQRPNLICFFNPGLHRTTGFAGLDSWPVTIRAATEANCPMLVTAYTELESPLDLERLQRESTRTLQVIQSPSVNPFASKRPDRNFISDDTAPMIFKNYYYFVVK; encoded by the exons atggCGAAGAAAGGGAAGGCTAAAAATGGGGCGGCCACTGGTGAAGGAGAACAAGTGTCAGCTCCAGTGGCAGCGACCACCAATGTCCCAGCAGCTGATCCAGCGAGACCAGCCGTCGCACCGGTCAAGGAAGTGAAGCTTGAAGTTAAGCCCGTTCCGGAGAAAAAGACCAACCCACCGAACAAAGCTAATAATGGTACCGTAGCGAACGGTTCCGAAGGTGAAACTGGTGAGATGAGACGCAAGCGAAGCCGTCGTGGCCGCAAGAAGAAGTCGGATGACGCATCGGATGAGCAGTCCAAGGATAAAGCACCCTCAACGCTGACGGCCAGGAAAAATCTGCGCAAAAAGCGTAGCAAGCTGATGCGAACACTGGAGCAGCTCGAGGCCAATCCAGCGCAGGCTACACCGGAAGGTAAACCGATACAGACCCCTGAAGATATCCGCAAGAAGATTCAAATCATTGAAAGTTTGCTGCAGCATCTGCAGGCACAGACTcaggaggaaaagaaaaagatggaAACTCTCAAGAGCGTCAAGGCGGAACCACAGGAACCGCCCAAGAAAGAGCAACAGGCTCCGAAAGTGTCGGAAGCGGCTCCAAAGAATTTAACCTCCGAAAAGGCACGTAAGGAGGGTGAGGTGAAAAAGCTTGCCAATGAAAAGGCCGAAATCCAAAACGAGGCGAAGCGGTTGGTGCAAGATAAAGCTCGCAAAGAGCAGGAGATGAAGAAGCTGATCGAAGAAAAGGCCAAGAAGGACGCCGAAGCTAAGCAGCTGCTGGAGGAGAAAGCGGCGCGTGAGGCGGAACTGGCAAAGTTGACCCAGGCTAAGGCACGCGTAGAAACGGTTGAGCAGAAGATCAATGAAATCGATCAGAAGGTTCAGCAGCGCAAGGAAGCGGATGAGGGAAAGGTTGCGCCTGGTAGTCCGAAGCAGAAGAAGGACCAGGCACGCACGCGCAAGGATTCGGAATCGAgcaagaaaaaggaagcagAGGATAAGGCCAAGAAAGAGGCGGAAGAAAAGGGCAAGAAGGAAGCGGCTGAAAAGGCTAAGAAGGAAACAGATGAAAAGGCCAAGAAGGAGGCGGAAGAAAAGGTCAAGAAGGAAGCGGCTGAGAAGGCAAAGAAAGACGCCGAAGAAAAGGCGAAGAAGGAAGCGGCTGAAAAGGCGAAAAAGGAGGCGGCTGAAAAGGCCAAGAAGGAAGCTGAGGAAAAGGCCAAGAAGGAAGCGGCTGAAAAGGCCAAGAAGGAAGCTGAGGAAAAGGCCAAGAAGGAAGCAGCCGAGAAGGCAAAGAAGGAAGCTGAGGAAAAGGCCAAGAAAGAAGCCGAGGAAAAGGCCAAGAAGGAAGCGGCTGAAAAGGCAAAGAAGGAAGCCGAGGAAAAG GCCAAGAAGGAAGCGGCCGAGAAGGCAAAGAAGGAAGCCGAGGAAAAGGCCAAGAAGGAAGCGGCCGAGAAGGCTAAGAGGGAAGCCGAGGAAAAGGCCAAGAAGGAAGCGGCCGAGAAGGCGAAGAAGGAGGCAGAAGAAAAGGCGAAGAAGGAAGCGACCGAGAAGGCGAAGAAGGAGGCAGAAGAAAAGGCGAAGAAGGAAGCGGCTGAAAAGGCGAAGAAGGAGGCTGAGGAAAAGGCCAAGAAGGAAGCCGAGGAAAAGGCCAAGAAGGACGCGGCTGAAAAGGCAAAGAAGGAAGCGGAAGAGAAAGCAAAGAAGGAATCGGATGAAAAGGCAAAACAGGAAGCGGCagcaaaagcgaaaaagcTAGCGGAAGAGGACGCCAAACGGAAAACGAACGGTGAAGCAGCCAAACAGTCAAACGGATCAGCTCCAACAACGCCAACGCAGGAAAAACCGGCCACCTCGAAACAGGATGCTAAGaacagcaagaaaaataacaaacggaCACCGAAAAACAGTGTATCGGAGGAtgagaaaaacacaaccaaggCAACCGGTTCAAAAAACGGACAAAGCGGCGATTTTGCCTCCTCTGCTGAACCCGTCACGGTAGCAAAATCGCAGGAAAGTCAATCAGCACCAGTACCCATCCCGAAGACTCCCGAAGCTGCTCCTGCCTCACCGAAATCCTCCCCGAAACCTGGCAATGGGAAACCGGCCACTCCAGTGAACGGTAAGCAACAGACACCGCCAGCCAAAACACCGGAAAAGTCTCCACCGCAACCCAAGACTGCATCGCGTACCTCGCCCCCGAAGACTACTGCCAAGGCTCCGTCTCCACCGAAAACGGCACCTGCAGCTGCACGAGCCCCTCCGAAACCTAGCACACCACCTGCCTCAAAGAAACCTGAACCTCCGCCAAAGCCTGAATTCCTCAAGAGGAAGTCGCCCTCAGTCGAGAAGGAAAAGATTGTAGCCGCCAAGGTCGCAGCACCAACAGCCACTGCACCCCAACAGGTACCTCAACAGGCCCCTGCAGCTGCTCCCGCCCCTAGCTCAGTACCCGCACCATCCACACCTGCTCCTGTTCCTACTCCTGCCACAGTACCAACACCTGCTTCACCTGCACCTGCCGCTGAACCAACGGGTCCTGCAGCAGAAGAAGGTGCTGCAGCATCCGCACGCCTAACCGAGGAGGCCCTCAATGGAGCGAAGAAACCTGCCACTGCTGGTGCCGGTGCGGCTAGCAAACCGAAACCGGTACAGAAGAAACCGGAAGTGCCGCCCAAACCGGACGTCCACAGCAAGAGTGCCGCCAAAATGAAGACACCCATCAAGCAGCCGGGTGGCAAGACCTCCACG TCTGATTCCAGGTCGCCGGCAGCGGAGCTAAGTAGAACGGAAGCATTTAAGAAAAACATGGACATTATATCGACCATTGCGGACGTGCTGTTGTCCCATTCGCGCTCGAAGAAGATCCGTGCACTCGACCCATCATCATCGGACGCTAGTAGCAAACCCACTACTAACAGCTCCATCAATCCTTCTTCCTCATCTAGCACTAGTCGCGAACCATCATCCCCCTCATCAGCGTCACTCTTATCATCCCTATTTCCATCGCTATCGCAATCATCTAGCCCCTCAGCTAGCACCTCCCACCAAGCTTCTTCCTCGTCGGCAGACGCACCGCACAAACCGAAGTCTAAGCTAGATCTGGAACGCATCCTGCGCATACTGCAAGCATCACAACCCCCGCCTCGTTCGAGCGGCACCGAGCCCGGCCAGGGAAcgtcatcgtcatcaccgGGACCGGAACCTTCCACCTCATCCTCGGTACCATTCCCAGAGATCCCATCGGGCACGGATACTGATGAGCATCCGCTGGGGTCTTTTCTGACCAAAGATGCCATTCGTATGTTGATGCCTACCTTGCAGGAAGTGAACGTAAAGTTTAATGTCGAAAAGCAACTGCAAGCCCTCAATGCTACGGCTGCAATGGCTAAGATACTACCGAAAACATTGCCACCAGGAACGGACACGACCGAGGAGGATGAGCTGGAAGAAGATCTGCTTGATGAGGAAACGGAAGATACGATCGAGTACAAGTTTACACCGCGCCCGGTATTCATAGCAACAATCTGTCAG GTGTGCAAGAATCCGTTGAAGAGTTTCTTCCACTGCGAACGCTGTGTGATGGTTTCATACTGTGGAGATGAACATCGGCGCATGGACCAACCGGCTCATCGTGATCTTTGCACGGTACTGTGCGAAATCGCAGCCAGCAGAG GAGGGCATATTTACCAGCTGGCACGGAAGCTTAACGTTCAGGAGTATCGTAATCTGCGCGTCCACACGCTCAACCAGATCGAGCTGTCGTTGAAACGGCCTATGCAAGCGTTCGAGCGCGAGATTGTACTGTTTCCACGCATCTGCTTCACACCAGATTGTCGCGAATGGAGACAGGAACTGCTGACGGAGTGTACTGATTGCCGACAGGTTTCGTACTGTATCGCAGATCCAACGCACCTGCAAGCTTCCCATCGCCGCTGGTGTAAGGCGTACCTGCTCTTTCAGAAGCTAATCCTACGACAGCGTATCCTCGGGCGGATCGAACCAGTTCTTCCTACGCGTATCCTCACGAAATCGACTCCATTGCCGGCTAACATTGACGAAGCGTTCAAACAGTTGTACAAAAACTCAACTG TACCTCGGGATGAATGTGTGTACGCCGTACTGTCACAGATAGCGACCGCTCCACTGTCCGCACTGTATGCGTACCAGCAGACGGGCCTACCGTTCGGTAACACATTCACCATCCATCTCGTTGGTGCCGAGTTACAGTTTGAGGGCGACACACTGGACAAGTGGGAAGCGTTCTTCCTTCACCTCGTACCGGAGGTCGCCGTACTACGAGTGGTTTTCGTCGGTCCGGAATTGAACGTCGAGAATCTGCCGATCGACGTCATCAGTCGCATTAG AATGTGCCGCACCTGTCGCCTGAAATGTCGTGTGGTGGCGTTTGATTTCCAATGCCGCACGATGTACCATGACTATCGGCAGAGCTCCCGGTACCAACGACCAAACCTTATCTGTTTCTTCAATCCGGGACTTCATCGTACTACGGGCTTTGCTGGTTTGGATAGCTGGCCGGTAACGATTCGTGCCGCCACCGAGGCAAACTGTCCAATGTTGGTGACGGCTTATACTGAGCTTGAGTCGCCGCTCGATTTAGAACGACTGCAGCGAGAATCAACGCGCACCCTTCAGGTGATACAATCACCTTCGGTAAATCCATTCGCTTCGAAGCGTCCCGATCGTAACTTCATATCGGACGACACTGCACCAATGATCTTCAAGAACTACTATTACTTCGTGGTGAAATAG